One genomic segment of Coffea arabica cultivar ET-39 chromosome 6e, Coffea Arabica ET-39 HiFi, whole genome shotgun sequence includes these proteins:
- the LOC113696557 gene encoding UDP-glycosyltransferase 71K1-like, giving the protein MESYTQRVANSNTGIRFINIPQADPPSAELLKSRENYISLLMESHKSRVKKAIVDLVSEPYTSLAGIVVDLFCSSMIELANELGVPSYVFFTSSAAFLGFMLYLPIHYNQYGREFETSDSDSIIPAYSHPVPTNVVPSFAFNKYGGYASFVKHATRFKETKGIIVNTFAELEPHAVHQLISDSETPPIYTVGPLLDQEGKRQDSDCERIMKWLDDQPPSSVVFLCFGSMGSFEPDQLAEMAIAIERSGYRFLWAVRSPPSKDNPTKRMGEYSNLSDVLPKGFLERTENRGLLCGWAPQMEVLADEAVGGFVSHCGWNSTLESLWFGVPVATWPLYAEQQINAFELVRELGLALELKLDYRMENAKNLVMAEEIEKAIRCLMDSENPIRGRVKEMKEMSRKAIQNGGSSFISVERLIEDIHINKANKA; this is encoded by the coding sequence ATGGAGTCATACACTCAACGAGTGGCTAATTCAAACACTGGTATTCGATTCATCAACATCCCTCAAGCAGATCCACCTTCAGCAGAGTTGTTGAAGTCCCGGGAAAACTATATTTCTCTTCTCATGGAAAGCCATAAATCCCGTGTCAAAAAAGCAATAGTCGACCTAGTATCAGAACCATATACTTCTCTTGCCGGAATAGTGGTTGATCTATTCTGTAGTTCAATGATTGAATTAGCAAACGAGCTCGGTGTTCCTTCCTATGTGTTCTTCACCTCTAGCGCTGCCTTTCTCGGCTTCATGCTTTATCTCCCGATTCACTATAACCAATATGGAAGAGAATTCGAGACTTCGGATTCTGATTCGATCATTCCAGCTTATTCTCACCCTGTCCCTACAAATGTTGTTCCTTCTTTTGCATTTAACAAGTATGGTGGTTATGCCTCATTCGTGAAACATGCTACAAGGTTTAAAGAGACCAAAGGAATCATCGTAAACACGTTTGCAGAATTAGAACCTCATGCTGTGCATCAATTGATATCCGACAGTGAAACACCACCAATTTACACAGTTGGACCCTTGCTCGACCAGGAGGGCAAAAGGCAAGACTCAGACTGCGAAAGGATAATGAAATGGCTAGATGACCAACCTCCATCATCAGTGGTATTCCTCTGTTTTGGAAGCATGGGTAGTTTTGAGCCTGACCAGTTAGCAGAGATGGCAATTGCAATCGAGCGGAGTGGATACAGATTCTTGTGGGCTGTCAGGTCGCCCCCATCCAAGGATAACCCCACAAAAAGGATGGGTGAATATTCCAATTTGTCTGACGTACTTCCAAAAGGTTTCTTGGAACGTACTGAAAATCGGGGATTGCTGTGTGGTTGGGCACCGCAGATGGAGGTGCTGGCTGATGAAGCAGTTGGTGGATTTGTATCGCATTGTGGCTGGAATTCCACCCTGGAAAGCCTGTGGTTTGGGGTGCCTGTTGCAACATGGCCTCTTTATGCTGAGCAACAAATTAATGCATTTGAATTGGTCAGAGAATTGGGACTAGCTCTGGAATTGAAGTTGGATTATCGAATGGAAAATGCAAAGAATCTTGTAATGGCTGAGGAAATAGAGAAAGCTATCAGATGCTTGATGGACTCTGAAAATCCAATCAGAGGGAGAgttaaagaaatgaaagaaatgaGTAGAAAGGCCATTCAAAATGGGGGTTCTTCATTCATCTCAGTTGAACGCTTGATTGAAGATATCCATATCAACAAAGCAAATAAGGCATAG